Proteins encoded within one genomic window of Triticum aestivum cultivar Chinese Spring chromosome 2D, IWGSC CS RefSeq v2.1, whole genome shotgun sequence:
- the LOC123052350 gene encoding ribosome-recycling factor, chloroplastic, which produces MALHAVSPAAAASPPCALSSARLPQRPGCGCLSNRSSLLSSSTNFMKFQYGAVGFFGVPLVLQHSDKRAVLRHATNEEIEEEKMIVEEQAKEKMEKAIETVQSNFNTVRTGRANPSMLDRIEVEYYGTPVNLKTIAQINTPDATSLLIQPYDKSCLKLIEKAIVAANIGVTPSNDGEVIRVTVPPLTSDRRKEMTKTVAKLSEEGKVAIRNIRRDAIKAYDKLEKEKKLSEDNVKDLSADLQKITDEYMKKVEAIQKQKEQELSKV; this is translated from the exons GTTGTGGTTGTCTCTCAAACCGTTCATCCCTGTTAAGTTCGTCCACAAACTTCATGAAATTTCAGTATGGAGCAGTGGGTTTCTTTGGTGTGCCTTTGGTTCTTCAACACTCGGACAAGAG AGCAGTTTTGAGGCATGCCACTAATGAAGAAATTGAGGAAGAAAAGATGATCGTTGAAGAACAAGCT aaagaaaagatggagaaggcCATTGAAACAGTTCAATCGAACTTCAATACCGTCAGGACTGGGCGGGCAAACCCGTCTATGCTCGACAGGATTGAG GTTGAGTACTATGGAACTCCTGTAAACTTGAAGACTATTGCACAGATAAATACCCCAGATGCGACTTCTCTTCTTATCCAACCATATGACAAGTCTTG CCTCAAGCTCATTGAGAAAGCTATAGTTGCTGCAAATATTGGGGTAACACCAAGCAATGATGGAGAAGTGATACGAGTCACTGTCCCACCATTGACATCTGACCGCAGAAAG GAAATGACAAAAACCGTAGCCAAGTTATCTGAAGAAGGCAAG GTTGCTATCAGAAACATAAGACGAGATGCAATCAAAGCCTACGATAAGCTAGAGAAG GAAAAGAAACTTTCTGAAGATAATGTGAAGGATTTATCAGCCGATCTACAA AAAATCACAGACGAGTACATGAAGAAGGTTGAAGCCATCCAAAAGCAAAAGGAACAG GAGCTGAGCAAGGTTTAG